Proteins found in one Oncorhynchus mykiss isolate Arlee chromosome 3, USDA_OmykA_1.1, whole genome shotgun sequence genomic segment:
- the LOC110518315 gene encoding teashirt homolog 1, translated as MPRRKQQEPRRSAAYSPEDEFKAGAVEEEHLQDDGLSLNGEDTAYLCNEGEDGGQPPSYRASPLSNGTNPDAGYGSPLSDASDRLTDFKSTSSRDGHEREEAPLPSVLNNGLSLRDSLAQMKAVYANLISDASWSSIAMDIMKATPATAGAIPTATSPTTTTTHNNNHSENSNASSHHHNGRRSTATTYHHRSSGSSNGTAANSISSNSGTSSGGGGASNGGAVAYDWHQAALAKTLQHTPYQLLPEPSLFSTVQLYRQNNKLYGSVFTGASKFRCKDCSGAYDTLVGLTVHMNESGHYRDDNKDKEEERGKRWSKPRKRSLMEMEGKEDAQKVLKCMYCGHSFESLQDLSVHMIKTKHYQKVPLKEPVPALATKLMPSAKKRALQDALVSPCSPDSVHGSGGHMPQGDTGKDPKSTTNPYVTPNNRYGYQNGASYTWQFEARKAQILKCMECGSSHDTLQQLTAHMMVTGHFLKVTNSASKKGKQLVFDPVVEEKIQSIPLPPTTNRLPVPSVKSQPVSPALSCGSDEKREPEDERMEASEPGEKKIKEEMEEPGEKIEVNAGSYKYLTEEDLEEAPKGGLDILKSLENTVSSAISKAQTGTPQWGGGYPSIHAAYQLQGHMKHAALHSSVQSVQIQPVFNSGLRGLVTQDSSSVIHSPRSPASPPSRRSNVTAMEELVEKVTRKAVAAAVKKEEKLVSLDRHSHPSSLKSPSPVLKEQRDHHSAPNDFTVGKPLVRNSSPGNVESELVCKKEPKESLVDNHHSHSKNGPETRQSPITNGTNSLGIITDHSPERPFINPLSALQSIMNNHLGKASKPISPAGDPLAMLYKISNSVMEKPAFNQTQAKQPEPINCYYQYESNDQPMDLRKSKNDNNNRNNNNSNSNSSTVSNSNSSINGNKPIMSNLSLSDISSPLRENALMDISDMVKNLTGRLTPKSSTPSSISEKSDADCSAFEDALDDLSPVQKRKGRQSNWNPQHLLILQAQFCSSLRETPEGRYAMTDLGPQERVHICKFTGLSMTTISHWLANVKYQLRRTGGTKFLKNMDSCQPVFLCGDCASQFRTASAYIGHLESHLGFSLKDLSKLSNEHLREQQAASKVITDKMTFGSTLASLTSPDDDTGSVYQCRLCNRTFVSKHAVKLHLSKTHGKSPEDHLVFVTALEKLEK; from the coding sequence CTTACTCGCCAGAGGACGAGTTTAAGGCAGGAGCAGTCGAAGAGGAACACCTGCAGGATGACGGGCTGTCACTGAACGGGGAGGACACTGCGTACCTTTGCAacgagggagaggatggaggccAGCCGCCCAGCTACCGGGCCTCTCCACTCAGCAACGGCACCAACCCAGACGCTGGTTACGGCTCCCCCCTCAGCGATGCCAGCGACCGGCTCACGGACttcaagagcacctcctccagggaTGGCCATGAGAGGGAGGAAGCCCCCCTCCCCTCTGTACTGAACAATGGCCTCTCCCTGAGGGACAGCCTGGCTCAGATGAAAGCTGTCTATGCAAACCTGATCTCAGATGCTTCCTGGTCCAGCATTGCCATGGACATCATGAAAGCCACACCGGCTACTGCTGGCGCCATCCCCACCGCCACCAgccccaccactaccaccacacacaacaacaaccacagtgaGAACAGCAATGCTAGCAGCCACCACCACAATGGGAGAAGAAGTACCGCCACCACCTACCACCACAGAAGCAGTGGCAGCTCTAACGGCACCGCGGCTAACTCCATCAGTAGCAACAGTGGCACCAGCAGTGGTGGTGGCGGTGCTAGTAACGGTGGGGCTGTGGCCTATGACTGGCACCAGGCAGCCTTGGCTAAGACCCTCCAGCATACCCCTTACCAACTGCTGCCTGAACCCAGCCTGTTCAGCACGGTACAGCTCTACCGCCAGAACAACAAGCTCTACGGCTCAGTCTTCACCGGCGCCAGCAAGTTCCGCTGCAAAGACTGCAGCGGCGCCTACGACACGCTGGTGGGGCTCACGGTCCACATGAACGAGTCGGGCCACTACCGTGACGACAACAAGGACAAGGAGGAAGAGCGGGGCAAGCGCTGGTCCAAGCCCCGCAAGCGCTCCCTGATGGAGATGGAGGGCAAAGAGGACGCTCAGAAGGTGCTCAAGTGCATGTACTGCGGCCACTCCTTCGAGTCTCTGCAGGACCTGAGCGTCCACATGATCAAGACCAAGCATTATCAGAAAGTGCCTCTCAAAGAACCGGTGCCAGCCCTGGCCACTAAACTGATGCCCTCTGCCAAAAAAAGAGCCCTCCAGGACGCCCTGGTATCCCCATGCTCCCCAGACTCTGTACATGGTAGTGGTGGCCACATGCCCCAAGGGGACACTGGGAAAGACCCCAAGTCCACGACAAACCCCTATGTCACACCCAACAACCGCTACGGCTATCAGAACGGTGCCAGCTACACTTGGCAGTTCGAGGCTCGCAAGGCACAGATCCTGAAGTGCATGGAGTGTGGGAGCTCCCACGATACACTGCAGCAGCTGACTGCCCACATGATGGTCACGGGTCACTTCCTCAAGGTCACCAATTCTGCCTCAAAAAAGGGCAAGCAGCTAGTGTTTGACCCAGTGGTGGAGGAGAAGATCCAATCCATCCCTCTGCCACCCACCACCAACAGGCTTCCCGTCCCCAGTGTCAAATCTCAGCCTGTCTCCCCTGCACTCTCCTGCGGCTCTGACGAAAAGAGAGAACCGGAAGACGAGAGGATGGAGGCGAGCGAACCAGGGGAGAAAAAGATCAAAGAGGAGATGGAAGAGCCAGGTGAGAAGATTGAGGTGAACGCTGGGTCGTATAAGTATCTGACAGAGGAGGACCTGGAGGAGGCTCCTAAAGGAGGTTTGGACATCCTCAAGTCCCTGGAGAACACTGTGTCCAGTGCCATCAGCAAGGCCCAGACGGGCACACCTCAGTGGGGTGGTGGCTACCCCAGCATCCACGCTGCTTACCAGCTCCAGGGCCACATGAAGCATGCAGCACTGCACTCCTCGGTCCAGAGTGTGCAGATCCAGCCGGTGTTCAACAGCGGGCTCCGCGGGCTGGTGACCCAGGATTCCAGCTCAGTGATCCACTCCCCCAGGAGCCCTGCATCTCCACCCTCTCGCAGGAGCAATGTTACTGCCATGGAAGAGCTGGTGGAGAAGGTCACAAGGaaagctgttgctgctgctgtgaaGAAAGAGGAGAAGTTGGTCAGCTTGGACCGCCACAGTCATCCATCCTCCCTAAAGTCGCCGTCTCCTGTACTGAAAGAGCAGAGGGACCACCACTCAGCACCCAATGACTTCACCGTCGGGAAGCCCCTCGTGAGGAACAGCAGCCCTGGAAATGTAGAGTCAGAGCTGGTCTGCAAAAAGGAGCCCAAAGAGAGCCTGGTAGACAACCACCACAGCCATTCAAAGAACGGCCCAGAGACTCGCCAGTCACCCATCACCAACGGCACCAACAGCTTGGGCATAATCACCGATCACTCACCAGAGAGGCCTTTCATCAACCCCCTCAGCGCACTTCAGTCAATCATGAACAACCACCTGGGCAAGGCCTCCAAGCCCATCAGCCCCGCAGGCGACCCGCTAGCCATGCTCTACAAGATCAGCAACAGCGTGATGGAGAAACCGGCCTTCAACCAGACTCAAGCCAAGCAACCCGAGCCCATCAACTGCTACTATCAATACGAGAGCAACGACCAGCCTATGGACCTGAGGAAGTCCAAAAACGACAACAACAaccgcaacaacaacaacagcaacagcaacagcagcactgtcagcaacagcaacagcagcataAATGGTAACaaacccataatgtcaaaccTGTCTCTGTCTGACATTTCTTCTCCTCTGAGAGAGAATGCTTTGATGGACATCTCAGACATGGTGAAGAACCTTACAGGCAGGCTGACACCCAAGTCCTCCACCCCGTCATCCATCTCCGAGAAGTCGGACGCAGACTGCAGTGCGTTCGAGGATGCTCTGGATGACCTCTCCCCGGTCCAGAAGAGGAAAGGGCGGCAGTCCAACTGGAACCCCCAgcacctcctcatcctccaggCTCAGTTCTGCTCTAGCCTGCGGGAGACCCCGGAGGGCCGCTACGCCATGACGGACCTCGGCCCCCAAGAGCGGGTTCACATCTGTAAGTTCACAGGCCTCTCCATGACCACCATCTCTCACTGGCTGGCCAACGTCAAGTACCAGCTCCGGCGAACTGGCGGGACCAAGTTCCTGAAGAACATGGACTCCTGCCAGCCTGTGTTCCTCTGCGGTGACTGTGCCTCGCAGTTCAGGACTGCGTCCGCCTACATCGGCCACCTGGAGTCTCACCTGGGCTTCAGCTTGAAGGACCTGTCCAAGCTGTCCAATGAACACCTACGGGAGCAGCAGGCTGCCTCCAAAGTGATCACAGACAAAATGACTTTTGGCAGCACCCTGGCATCCCTGACCTCACCAGACGACGACACTGGCTCAGTTTACCAGTGCAGGCTTTGCAATCGGACATTCGTCAGCAAGCACGCGGTCAAACTGCACCTCAGCAAGACCCATGGCAAGTCACCAGAAGATCACCTGGTGTTCGTCACTGCTCTTGAGAAACTGGAGAAGTAG